In Neisseria animalis, a single window of DNA contains:
- the rplN gene encoding 50S ribosomal protein L14, producing the protein MIQMQTILDVADNSGARRVMCIKVLGGSKRRYASVGDIIKVAVKDAAPRGRVKKGDVYNAVVVRTAKGVRRPDGALIKFDNNAAVLLNNKLEPMGTRIFGPVTRELRTERFMKIVSLAPEVL; encoded by the coding sequence ATGATTCAAATGCAGACCATCTTAGATGTGGCTGATAACTCTGGTGCGCGCCGTGTAATGTGCATCAAAGTGTTGGGCGGGTCTAAGCGTCGCTATGCTTCGGTTGGCGATATCATTAAAGTTGCAGTTAAGGATGCTGCACCTCGTGGCCGCGTTAAAAAAGGTGATGTTTACAATGCTGTTGTTGTTCGTACGGCAAAAGGTGTTCGTCGTCCGGATGGCGCGCTGATTAAGTTTGACAACAATGCTGCTGTATTGCTGAATAACAAACTTGAGCCTATGGGTACGCGTATTTTCGGCCCGGTAACTCGCGAGCTGCGTACCGAGCGATTCATGAAAATCGTTTCGCTGGCACCTGAAGTGCTGTAA
- the rpsH gene encoding 30S ribosomal protein S8 has translation MSMHDPISDMLTRIRNAQRANKVAVAMPSSKLKCAIAKVLKEEGYIEDFAVSADAKPVLEIQLKYYAGRPVIEQIKRVSRPGLRIYKASSEIPSVMNGLGVAIVSTSKGVMTDRKARSEGVGGELLCIVA, from the coding sequence ATGAGTATGCATGATCCTATTTCCGATATGTTGACTCGTATCCGTAATGCGCAACGTGCTAATAAAGTGGCAGTTGCTATGCCTTCATCAAAATTGAAATGTGCGATTGCCAAAGTTTTGAAAGAAGAAGGTTACATCGAGGATTTTGCGGTTTCTGCTGATGCAAAACCGGTATTGGAAATTCAATTAAAATACTACGCAGGCCGCCCTGTAATTGAGCAAATTAAGCGTGTATCACGCCCTGGTTTGCGTATTTACAAAGCTTCTAGCGAGATTCCGAGCGTGATGAACGGTTTGGGTGTTGCTATTGTTAGTACTTCTAAAGGTGTGATGACTGACCGTAAAGCCCGCTCTGAAGGTGTTGGCGGTGAGTTGTTGTGCATCGTAGCCTAG
- the rpsN gene encoding 30S ribosomal protein S14, with product MAKKALINRELKRQALAKKYAAKREAIFAVINNANVTEEERFEARLKFQAIPRNAAPVRQRRRCALTGRPRGTFRKFGLGRIKIREIAMRGEIPGVVKASW from the coding sequence ATGGCTAAGAAAGCACTTATTAATCGTGAGCTGAAACGTCAAGCTCTGGCGAAAAAATATGCCGCTAAACGCGAAGCAATTTTTGCAGTGATTAACAATGCAAATGTAACTGAAGAAGAGCGTTTTGAGGCACGTTTGAAATTCCAGGCAATTCCTCGCAATGCTGCACCTGTGCGTCAACGTCGTCGTTGTGCTTTGACAGGTCGTCCTCGTGGCACGTTCCGTAAATTCGGTTTGGGCCGTATTAAGATCCGTGAAATCGCAATGCGTGGCGAGATTCCGGGTGTTGTTAAAGCTAGCTGGTAA
- the rplR gene encoding 50S ribosomal protein L18 has protein sequence MNKHATRLRRARKTRARIADLKMVRLCVFRTNNHIYAQVISAEGDKVLAQASTLEAEVRNSLKSGSNVEAAAVVGKRIAEKAKAAGVEKVAFDRSGFQYHGRVKALAEAARENGLSF, from the coding sequence ATGAATAAACATGCAACCCGACTCCGTCGTGCACGCAAAACCCGTGCACGTATTGCGGACTTGAAAATGGTAAGATTATGCGTGTTCCGCACAAATAATCACATTTATGCTCAAGTAATTAGTGCTGAAGGTGATAAAGTATTGGCTCAAGCCTCTACCTTGGAAGCTGAAGTACGCAACAGCCTGAAATCCGGTAGCAATGTAGAAGCTGCTGCCGTAGTAGGTAAGCGTATTGCTGAGAAAGCAAAAGCAGCAGGTGTTGAAAAAGTTGCTTTTGACCGCTCAGGTTTTCAGTATCACGGTCGTGTGAAAGCTTTGGCTGAAGCTGCACGTGAGAATGGTTTGAGCTTCTAA
- the rplO gene encoding 50S ribosomal protein L15 produces the protein MFLNTIKPAEGATHASRRVGRGIGSGLGKTGGRGHKGQKSRSGGFHKVGFEGGQMPLQRRLPKRGFKSLTSTLSAEVRLGELALVAVDEIDVLTLKQAGLIPANAQNIKVIASGEISKAVTLKGIKATKGAKAAIEAAGGKVEE, from the coding sequence ATGTTTTTAAATACTATTAAGCCTGCTGAAGGCGCTACTCATGCAAGCCGCCGTGTTGGTCGCGGTATAGGTAGTGGCTTGGGTAAAACCGGTGGTCGTGGCCATAAGGGTCAAAAAAGTCGTTCCGGCGGTTTTCACAAAGTAGGTTTTGAAGGCGGTCAAATGCCGTTGCAACGCCGTTTGCCAAAACGTGGTTTTAAATCACTGACTTCTACTTTGAGTGCTGAAGTCCGTTTGGGTGAATTGGCATTGGTTGCTGTTGATGAAATCGATGTGCTGACTTTAAAACAAGCAGGTCTGATTCCGGCAAATGCACAAAATATCAAAGTTATTGCTTCCGGTGAGATTTCTAAGGCTGTAACTTTAAAAGGTATTAAGGCAACCAAGGGTGCCAAAGCTGCTATTGAGGCAGCCGGTGGTAAAGTTGAAGAATAA
- the secY gene encoding preprotein translocase subunit SecY, whose translation MANQQSSSGLSKFGDLKKRLLFLLGALIVFRIGAHIPVPGVDAVALAKLYESAGNGILGMLNMFSGGSLERFSIFAIGIMPYISASIIVQLASEILPSLKALKKEGEAGRKVITKYTRYGTVLLAILQSMGVATFVFQQGIVVANPVEFHISTIVCLVTGTMFLMWLGEQITERGIGNGISLIITAGIAAGIPAGVVQLITLTNQGSMSMLTAVSIVLGALLLIYIVVYFESAQRKVPIHYAKRQFGSNMMKGQNTHMPFKLNMAGVIPPIFASSIILFPSTLLGWFGSSNTDSLLYKVSSWLQHGQPAYIILFAATIVFFCYFYTALVFSPKEIADNLKKSGAFVPGIRPGEQTSRYLEKVVLRLTLFGALYITIICLIPEFLTTALNVPFYLGGTSLLILVVVTMDFQTQINSYRMTQQYEDLLQRPDMKSLSRK comes from the coding sequence GTGGCTAATCAACAATCTTCATCAGGTCTGTCCAAGTTTGGTGACTTGAAAAAGCGTTTGCTATTTTTACTGGGGGCTCTAATTGTTTTCCGAATCGGGGCACATATTCCAGTGCCGGGAGTAGATGCTGTTGCATTAGCTAAATTATACGAAAGCGCTGGGAATGGTATCTTGGGAATGTTGAATATGTTCTCCGGAGGATCGTTAGAGCGCTTTAGTATATTTGCTATCGGTATCATGCCCTATATTTCGGCATCGATTATTGTTCAATTGGCTTCGGAAATTTTACCTTCTTTAAAGGCTTTGAAAAAAGAAGGGGAAGCCGGTAGGAAAGTAATTACCAAATATACGCGGTACGGTACGGTATTACTGGCTATTTTGCAAAGTATGGGTGTTGCGACATTTGTTTTCCAGCAAGGCATCGTTGTCGCTAATCCTGTTGAGTTTCATATTTCAACGATTGTATGTTTGGTTACCGGTACCATGTTTTTAATGTGGCTAGGTGAGCAAATTACTGAGCGAGGTATCGGCAACGGTATTTCGCTAATCATTACGGCCGGTATTGCTGCAGGTATTCCTGCAGGAGTTGTGCAGCTGATTACTTTGACGAATCAAGGGTCAATGAGTATGCTGACAGCGGTATCGATTGTACTCGGTGCATTATTGTTGATTTATATAGTGGTTTATTTTGAAAGTGCGCAACGTAAAGTCCCGATTCATTATGCCAAACGTCAGTTTGGTAGCAATATGATGAAAGGGCAAAATACCCATATGCCTTTCAAGCTCAACATGGCAGGTGTGATTCCGCCAATTTTTGCATCCAGTATTATTTTGTTTCCCTCAACATTGCTAGGTTGGTTTGGTTCAAGTAATACAGATAGCTTGCTATATAAAGTTTCAAGCTGGTTACAGCATGGTCAGCCTGCTTATATTATTTTATTTGCAGCGACTATAGTCTTTTTCTGCTACTTTTATACAGCTTTGGTTTTCAGTCCTAAAGAAATAGCTGATAACCTGAAAAAAAGTGGAGCGTTTGTTCCTGGTATCCGCCCGGGCGAACAAACTTCTAGGTATTTGGAAAAAGTGGTATTGCGTCTAACTTTATTTGGTGCGCTGTATATCACAATTATTTGTTTGATTCCCGAGTTTTTAACGACAGCTTTAAACGTTCCGTTCTATCTCGGTGGTACATCCTTATTGATTCTTGTGGTGGTTACAATGGATTTCCAAACACAAATTAATTCATACAGGATGACGCAGCAGTATGAAGATTTACTGCAAAGACCGGATATGAAATCATTATCACGTAAATAA
- the rpsK gene encoding 30S ribosomal protein S11 has protein sequence MAKANTASRVRKKVRKTVSEGIVHVHASFNNTIITITDRQGNALSWATSGGAGFKGSRKSTPFAAQVAAEAAGKVAQEYGVKNLEVRIKGPGPGRESSVRALNALGFKITSITDVTPLPHNGCRPPKKRRI, from the coding sequence ATGGCTAAAGCAAACACAGCTTCGCGTGTACGCAAAAAAGTACGTAAAACCGTAAGCGAAGGTATTGTGCATGTACATGCATCTTTCAACAATACCATCATTACAATCACCGACCGTCAAGGCAATGCATTGTCTTGGGCTACCTCTGGCGGCGCTGGTTTTAAAGGTTCTCGTAAAAGTACACCGTTTGCTGCTCAAGTGGCAGCAGAAGCAGCTGGTAAAGTTGCCCAAGAGTATGGCGTTAAAAATTTAGAAGTCCGTATTAAAGGCCCGGGTCCTGGTCGCGAATCTTCTGTGCGTGCGCTCAATGCTCTTGGTTTCAAGATTACCAGCATTACCGACGTTACCCCGTTACCACATAACGGTTGCCGTCCACCTAAAAAACGTCGTATTTAA
- the rpmD gene encoding 50S ribosomal protein L30, translating into MTEQKKLKVTLVKSLIGTIESHRACVRGLGLRRREHTVEVLDTPENRGMINKISYLLKVES; encoded by the coding sequence ATGACTGAGCAAAAAAAACTCAAAGTAACTTTGGTTAAAAGCCTGATTGGTACAATTGAATCTCATCGAGCTTGTGTGCGTGGTTTGGGCTTACGTCGTCGGGAGCATACTGTTGAGGTTTTGGATACCCCGGAAAATCGTGGCATGATTAATAAAATCAGCTACCTTTTGAAAGTGGAGTCATAA
- a CDS encoding DNA-directed RNA polymerase subunit alpha: MQNSTTEFLKPRQIDVDTLSTTRAKVSMQPFERGFGHTLGNALRRILLSSMNGFAPTEVAIAGVLHEYSTVDGVQEDVVDILLNIKGVVFKLHGRSQVQLTLKKSGAGPVVAGDIELSHDVEILNPEHVICHLSENGQIEMEIKVEQGRGYQSASGRRVIRDENKQIGAIQLDASFSPISRVSFEVEPARVEQRTDLDKLVLDIETDGSLDPEEAVRSAARILIDQMSIFADLQGTPVEEVEEKAPPIDPILLRPVDDLELTVRSANCLKAEDIYYIGDLIQRTETELLKTPNLGRKSLNEIKEVLASKGLTLGSKLEAWPPVGLEKP, encoded by the coding sequence ATGCAAAATAGCACAACCGAATTTTTGAAACCTCGTCAAATTGATGTCGATACTTTGTCCACTACTCGTGCCAAAGTATCTATGCAGCCTTTTGAACGTGGTTTTGGCCATACTTTAGGTAATGCTTTGCGTCGTATCTTACTGTCATCCATGAATGGTTTTGCACCTACTGAAGTGGCTATTGCCGGTGTACTGCATGAGTACTCTACCGTTGATGGCGTACAGGAAGACGTAGTCGATATCCTGTTGAACATTAAAGGCGTAGTATTTAAGTTGCATGGTCGTAGTCAGGTTCAGTTGACCTTGAAAAAATCAGGGGCAGGTCCGGTTGTCGCTGGCGATATTGAATTAAGCCATGATGTAGAGATTCTGAATCCTGAGCATGTCATCTGTCATTTGTCCGAAAATGGTCAGATTGAGATGGAAATCAAGGTGGAGCAAGGCCGCGGCTACCAATCTGCTTCGGGTCGTCGTGTGATTCGCGATGAAAACAAGCAGATTGGTGCAATTCAGTTGGATGCGAGCTTTTCGCCCATCAGCCGTGTTAGCTTTGAAGTTGAACCTGCACGCGTAGAGCAGCGTACGGATTTGGACAAATTGGTTTTGGATATTGAAACCGATGGTTCTTTGGATCCGGAAGAGGCAGTACGCAGTGCTGCACGTATTTTAATTGATCAAATGTCTATTTTTGCGGACTTGCAAGGTACGCCGGTTGAAGAGGTTGAAGAAAAAGCGCCTCCTATCGACCCAATCCTGTTGCGTCCGGTAGATGATTTGGAATTAACCGTACGTTCAGCTAACTGTCTGAAAGCTGAAGATATTTATTATATTGGCGATTTGATTCAACGTACTGAAACCGAGCTTCTCAAAACACCAAATTTGGGTCGTAAGTCTTTGAATGAAATAAAAGAAGTGTTGGCCTCTAAAGGTTTGACACTGGGTTCGAAATTAGAAGCTTGGCCGCCTGTAGGCTTGGAAAAGCCGTAA
- the rpsE gene encoding 30S ribosomal protein S5: MAKHEIEERGDGLIEKMVAVNRVTKVVKGGRIMAFSALTVVGDGDGRIGMGKGKSKEVPVAVQKAMDQARRSMIKVPLKNGTIHHEVIGRHGATRVFMQPAKEGSGVKAGGPMRLVFDAMGIHNISAKVHGSTNPYNIVRATLDGLSKLYTPADIAAKRGLTVEEILGANHD, encoded by the coding sequence ATGGCAAAACATGAAATTGAAGAACGCGGTGATGGCCTGATTGAAAAAATGGTCGCTGTAAACCGTGTAACTAAAGTGGTCAAAGGTGGCCGAATTATGGCTTTCTCTGCGCTGACAGTTGTTGGTGATGGTGATGGTCGTATCGGTATGGGTAAAGGTAAATCTAAAGAAGTACCTGTTGCCGTACAAAAAGCTATGGATCAGGCTCGTCGTTCAATGATTAAAGTACCTTTGAAAAACGGTACAATTCACCATGAGGTAATTGGTCGTCATGGTGCAACTCGTGTATTTATGCAGCCTGCTAAAGAGGGTAGTGGTGTAAAAGCCGGTGGTCCTATGCGTTTGGTTTTTGATGCTATGGGTATCCATAACATTTCTGCCAAAGTTCATGGTTCTACTAATCCTTATAATATTGTACGTGCTACTTTGGACGGTCTGTCAAAACTGTATACTCCTGCTGATATTGCTGCTAAGCGCGGTTTGACAGTAGAAGAGATTTTAGGAGCTAACCATGACTGA
- the rpmJ gene encoding 50S ribosomal protein L36 — protein sequence MRVQPSVKKICRNCKIIRRNRVVRVICTDPRHKQRQG from the coding sequence ATGCGCGTACAACCTTCTGTAAAGAAAATTTGCCGTAACTGCAAAATTATTCGTCGTAATCGCGTAGTTCGTGTAATTTGTACTGACCCACGTCACAAGCAACGTCAAGGTTAA
- the rpsD gene encoding 30S ribosomal protein S4 has protein sequence MARYIGPKCKLARREGTDLFLKSARRSLDSKCKMDSAPGQHGAKKPRLSDYGLQLREKQKIRRIYGVLERQFRRYFAEAARRKGSTGELLLQLLESRLDNVVYRMGFGSTRAEARQLVSHKAITVNGQVVNIPSFQVKAGDVVAVREKAKKQVRIQEALSLATQIGLPSWVSVDADKLEGVFKNMPDRSELTGDINEQLVVEFYSK, from the coding sequence ATGGCACGTTATATTGGCCCTAAATGTAAATTAGCACGCCGCGAAGGTACGGATCTGTTTCTGAAGAGTGCACGTCGCTCTTTGGATTCTAAATGTAAAATGGATTCGGCACCGGGTCAGCACGGTGCTAAAAAGCCGCGTTTGTCAGACTATGGTCTGCAATTGCGTGAAAAACAAAAAATCCGCCGCATTTACGGCGTGCTGGAGCGTCAGTTCCGTCGTTACTTTGCCGAGGCTGCGCGCCGCAAAGGTTCAACCGGTGAGCTGCTGCTTCAGTTGTTAGAATCTCGTTTGGATAATGTCGTATACCGTATGGGTTTTGGCTCTACCCGCGCAGAAGCCCGTCAGTTGGTTTCTCATAAAGCGATTACCGTAAACGGTCAAGTAGTCAATATTCCTTCTTTCCAAGTTAAAGCAGGTGATGTTGTAGCTGTTCGTGAGAAAGCCAAAAAACAAGTACGTATCCAAGAGGCATTGAGTCTGGCTACCCAAATCGGTCTGCCAAGCTGGGTTTCTGTAGATGCAGATAAATTGGAAGGCGTATTCAAAAATATGCCTGATCGTTCAGAATTGACTGGCGATATTAATGAACAGCTGGTGGTAGAGTTCTACTCTAAATAA
- the rplF gene encoding 50S ribosomal protein L6, which produces MSRVAKNPVTVPAGVEVKFGTDALVVKGKNGELSFPLPTNVAIELNDGQLTFAAKDESKQANAMSGTARALVGNMVKGVSEGFEKKLQLIGVGYRAQAQGKVLNLSLGFSHPIVYEMPEGVTVQTPSQTEIVLTGADKQVVGQVAAEIRAFRSPEPYKGKGVRYVGEVVVMKEAKKK; this is translated from the coding sequence ATGTCACGCGTAGCTAAAAACCCAGTGACTGTTCCTGCTGGGGTTGAAGTAAAATTTGGAACGGATGCGTTAGTTGTAAAAGGCAAGAATGGTGAGTTGTCTTTTCCGCTGCCTACTAATGTCGCTATCGAACTGAATGATGGTCAGTTGACCTTTGCTGCCAAAGATGAAAGCAAGCAGGCAAATGCTATGTCTGGTACTGCACGTGCCTTGGTTGGCAATATGGTTAAGGGTGTTTCTGAAGGTTTTGAGAAAAAACTCCAATTGATTGGTGTGGGTTATCGCGCCCAAGCCCAAGGTAAAGTTTTGAACCTGTCTCTGGGTTTTTCTCACCCAATTGTATATGAAATGCCTGAAGGTGTTACTGTTCAAACACCTAGCCAAACAGAGATTGTTCTGACTGGTGCAGATAAACAAGTTGTTGGTCAAGTTGCTGCTGAAATTCGCGCATTCCGCTCTCCAGAGCCTTATAAAGGTAAAGGTGTTCGTTATGTGGGCGAAGTGGTGGTGATGAAAGAAGCCAAGAAAAAATAA
- the rplE gene encoding 50S ribosomal protein L5, whose protein sequence is MARLREFYKDTVVPELVKQFGYKSVMEVPRIEKITLNMGVGEAVADKKVMEHAVADLEKIAGQKPVVTVARKSIAGFKIRDNYPVGCKVTLRRDQMFEFLDRLISIALPRVRDFRGVSGKSFDGRGNYNMGVREQIIFPEIEYDKIDALRGLNITITTTAKTDEEAKALLSLFKFPFKG, encoded by the coding sequence ATGGCTCGTTTGAGAGAGTTTTATAAAGATACTGTGGTTCCTGAGTTGGTGAAACAATTCGGTTACAAATCAGTAATGGAAGTGCCCCGCATTGAAAAAATTACCTTGAATATGGGTGTTGGTGAGGCAGTTGCTGATAAAAAAGTAATGGAACATGCTGTTGCTGACTTGGAAAAAATTGCCGGTCAAAAACCTGTTGTAACCGTTGCACGTAAATCTATCGCAGGTTTTAAAATCCGTGATAACTATCCGGTGGGTTGTAAGGTGACTTTGCGTCGCGATCAGATGTTCGAATTCTTGGATCGTTTAATTAGTATCGCATTGCCTCGTGTGCGCGACTTTCGTGGTGTGAGTGGTAAATCATTTGATGGTCGTGGTAACTATAATATGGGTGTGCGCGAGCAAATCATTTTCCCGGAAATTGAATACGATAAAATCGATGCTTTGCGTGGTTTGAATATTACTATTACTACTACTGCAAAAACTGATGAAGAAGCTAAAGCTTTGTTGTCTCTGTTCAAGTTTCCGTTCAAAGGATAA
- the rplX gene encoding 50S ribosomal protein L24 gives MNKIIKGDQVVVIAGKDKGKQGQVVRVLGDKVVVEGVNVVKRHQKPNPMRGVEGGIVAKEMPLAISNVAIFNPETNKADRVGIKLIEGEGKIKRVRVFKSNGSVIGA, from the coding sequence ATGAATAAAATTATTAAAGGCGATCAAGTCGTTGTTATTGCCGGCAAAGATAAAGGCAAGCAAGGTCAAGTAGTTCGCGTGTTGGGTGATAAAGTTGTTGTTGAGGGTGTGAATGTTGTAAAGCGCCATCAAAAGCCAAATCCGATGCGTGGTGTTGAAGGTGGTATTGTTGCTAAAGAAATGCCTTTGGCTATTTCTAATGTTGCAATTTTTAATCCTGAAACCAATAAAGCAGACCGTGTTGGTATTAAATTGATTGAAGGCGAAGGTAAAATCAAACGTGTTCGCGTCTTCAAGTCTAACGGCTCTGTCATTGGAGCATAA
- the rpsM gene encoding 30S ribosomal protein S13 produces MARIAGVNIPNNAHIVIGLQAIYGIGATRAKLICEAANIAPSTKTKDLDEAQLDALREQVAKYEVEGDLRREVTMSIKRLMDMGCYRGFRHRRGLPCRGQRTRTNARTRKGPRKAIAGKK; encoded by the coding sequence ATGGCTCGTATTGCAGGGGTAAACATCCCTAATAATGCCCATATTGTAATTGGCTTGCAAGCCATTTACGGTATTGGTGCGACTCGTGCTAAATTGATTTGTGAGGCTGCAAATATTGCTCCGAGCACTAAAACAAAAGATTTGGACGAGGCTCAATTAGACGCTTTGCGTGAACAAGTTGCTAAATATGAAGTAGAAGGTGATTTGCGCCGTGAAGTAACGATGAGCATTAAACGACTGATGGATATGGGTTGCTATCGCGGCTTCCGTCATCGTCGTGGTTTGCCTTGTCGTGGTCAACGCACTCGCACTAACGCTCGCACCCGTAAAGGTCCGCGTAAGGCGATTGCCGGTAAAAAATAA
- the infA gene encoding translation initiation factor IF-1, translating into MAKEDTIQMQGEILETLPNATFKVKLENDHVVLGHISGKMRMHYIRISPGDKVTVELTPYDLTRARIVFRAR; encoded by the coding sequence ATGGCTAAAGAAGATACCATACAGATGCAAGGTGAAATTCTTGAAACTTTGCCGAATGCAACATTTAAAGTCAAACTCGAAAACGACCATGTGGTGTTAGGTCATATCTCTGGTAAAATGCGGATGCATTATATCCGCATTTCTCCAGGTGATAAGGTAACGGTTGAGTTGACTCCTTATGATTTAACCCGTGCTCGTATCGTATTTCGAGCAAGATAG